A single region of the bacterium genome encodes:
- a CDS encoding LytR C-terminal domain-containing protein — translation MSPVDLKKRPAGKGRKKLMFAAVLLLVVVCGAVGLSLYWRWKGNREIETKRRIAQIRVQVLNGTKEAGLAQKMADELRRWGFDVVDIANAENDSFPETVVVDRADNSTGNAAYVAEALKCKNIIPQLESRSYLEVTVIIGKDYIRPQKKGFLGRF, via the coding sequence ATGTCACCTGTTGACCTGAAGAAACGCCCGGCCGGGAAGGGCCGAAAAAAACTGATGTTCGCCGCCGTCCTGCTGCTGGTGGTGGTCTGCGGGGCCGTGGGCCTTTCCCTCTACTGGCGCTGGAAAGGCAACCGCGAGATCGAAACAAAGCGGCGCATCGCCCAGATAAGGGTGCAGGTGCTGAACGGCACCAAGGAGGCCGGCCTGGCCCAGAAGATGGCCGACGAACTGCGCCGCTGGGGCTTTGACGTGGTGGACATCGCCAACGCCGAGAACGACAGCTTTCCCGAGACGGTGGTGGTGGACCGGGCCGACAACAGCACCGGCAACGCCGCTTACGTGGCCGAGGCCTTAAAATGCAAAAACATAATCCCGCAATTAGAATCAAGATCATATTTGGAGGTAACAGTAATAATTGGCAAAGACTACATCCGTCCCCAAAAGAAAGGTTTCCTCGGCCGGTTCTAA
- the panC gene encoding pantoate--beta-alanine ligase, translating into MKVVETIKQIRLAIARQKSKGQRIGFVPTMGALHEGHLSLIRLAKKHSDFVVVSIFVNPTQFGPKEDYKKYPRNLKKDAALCQSAGADLIFAPVPEEIYPKGFSTYVNVENLTQGLCGASRPGHFRGVATVVSKLFNIVQPNTAVFGQKDAQQLAVIRRMTADLDLPVKIIGAPIVREADGLAMSSRNRYLSLKERQQAVALNRALKLAGLKVRNGVKDVKVVKAEMIKLLKRDAPLGKIDYIEIVDNVTLSPVKAIKGNTLIALAIKFPSARLIDNIVIK; encoded by the coding sequence ATGAAAGTAGTTGAAACCATAAAACAGATACGACTGGCTATTGCCCGGCAGAAAAGCAAGGGCCAGAGAATTGGCTTCGTGCCCACCATGGGGGCCTTGCATGAGGGGCATTTGTCCTTGATACGGCTGGCTAAGAAGCATTCCGACTTCGTGGTGGTTTCGATATTCGTCAACCCCACCCAGTTCGGGCCCAAAGAGGATTACAAGAAATATCCCCGGAACTTGAAGAAAGATGCGGCGCTCTGCCAGTCCGCCGGGGCCGACCTGATCTTTGCCCCAGTGCCGGAAGAAATATACCCCAAAGGCTTTTCCACCTATGTCAATGTAGAGAACCTGACCCAAGGGTTGTGCGGGGCCTCGCGGCCCGGGCATTTCCGGGGCGTGGCCACGGTGGTCAGCAAGCTCTTTAACATTGTCCAACCGAACACAGCGGTCTTCGGACAGAAGGATGCCCAGCAGCTGGCGGTGATCAGGCGAATGACGGCGGACCTGGACCTGCCGGTCAAGATAATCGGGGCGCCTATTGTGCGGGAAGCTGACGGCCTGGCCATGAGCTCGCGCAACCGTTACCTGTCCCTCAAAGAGCGGCAACAGGCTGTGGCCTTGAACCGGGCGCTGAAGCTGGCGGGACTAAAAGTTAGAAACGGGGTAAAGGATGTAAAGGTAGTAAAGGCGGAGATGATCAAGTTGCTGAAGCGCGATGCGCCGCTGGGGAAGATAGATTATATTGAAATAGTGGATAACGTGACTTTAAGCCCGGTAAAGGCAATAAAGGGAAACACATTGATTGCGTTGGCCATTAAATTTCCGAGTGCACGGTTAATAGATAATATTGTAATTAAATGA
- a CDS encoding aspartate 1-decarboxylase, which produces MFRILCKSKIHRATLTGANLHYSGSIAVDETLMEAADILPNEIVQVVNINNGNRFETYVIKAPKRSGTITLNGAAARLGLAGDKIIIISSCYKEDAEARKHQPKIVCVDDKNRIAKKTKL; this is translated from the coding sequence ATGTTCCGAATCCTTTGCAAATCCAAGATCCACCGCGCCACCCTGACCGGGGCCAACCTGCACTACTCCGGCTCCATTGCCGTCGACGAGACCCTGATGGAAGCGGCCGACATCCTGCCCAACGAGATCGTGCAGGTGGTGAACATCAACAACGGGAACCGCTTTGAGACCTATGTCATCAAGGCTCCCAAGAGGTCGGGCACCATCACCCTGAACGGGGCGGCGGCGCGGCTGGGCCTGGCCGGCGACAAGATCATCATCATCTCCTCCTGCTACAAGGAGGACGCTGAGGCCAGAAAGCACCAGCCCAAGATCGTCTGCGTGGACGACAAGAACCGCATCGCCAAGAAGACCAAGCTATGA
- the argS gene encoding arginine--tRNA ligase, translating into MSKQYLQDQITQAAQKALEIKLNHQNIVLERPKQAAHGDWATSIALSLAKELKAKPRDIAQKIVDSLDLDPSLVAKTEIAGPGFINFTLTSDWLYKELAGLLTHGSKYGQSQMGNGKKAQVEFVSSNPTGPLTIGHGRNAAIGDSLARLLEATGYQVTREYYFNDSGLQMKKLAQSVFLRYLQALGKEIVFPEDIYQGEYIMAIAENCRKAKGDLLTESDLEYFKQSAVAVIFEEIKATMARMGIVFDVFYNESDLYQRGEIESTLQTLKDKGLTYENEGAVWFKATQFGAEKDRVLVRSTGEPTYRLPDIAYHLTKFKRGFDLVIDVFGSDHQATYPDVLAALGALGFDPSRIDVRIYQFVTLMRGGEQVKMSTRKATFVTLDELFDEVGSDAARYFFLMRRMESHLDFDLDLAKKKSDENPVFYVQYAHARICSILEHAKEKGVVRAAGDLLLLKEPEEITLIKSLLEFPELVQGAALSREPHRIPTYLQELSGIFHNFYHQHRVVTEDQALSNARLDLCQATRTVIANGLGLLGVSAPEKMCGFLTSLSYPSPRGEGRVGSK; encoded by the coding sequence ATGTCCAAACAATACCTACAAGACCAAATAACCCAAGCAGCTCAAAAAGCGCTTGAAATCAAACTCAATCACCAAAACATTGTGCTGGAGCGCCCCAAGCAGGCCGCCCACGGTGACTGGGCCACCAGCATTGCTTTGTCGCTGGCCAAGGAGCTTAAGGCCAAGCCCCGGGACATCGCCCAGAAGATAGTTGATTCCCTGGACCTCGATCCATCCTTGGTGGCCAAGACCGAGATCGCCGGGCCGGGGTTCATCAATTTTACCCTGACCTCCGATTGGCTGTACAAGGAACTGGCCGGACTTTTGACCCACGGTTCTAAATATGGTCAATCCCAAATGGGGAATGGTAAAAAAGCCCAAGTCGAGTTCGTCTCATCCAACCCCACCGGGCCGCTGACCATAGGCCACGGCCGCAATGCCGCCATCGGCGACTCGCTGGCCCGGCTGCTGGAAGCCACCGGGTATCAGGTGACCCGGGAATATTATTTTAACGATAGCGGGCTGCAGATGAAGAAGCTGGCCCAGTCGGTCTTCCTGCGCTACCTGCAGGCGCTGGGCAAGGAGATCGTGTTCCCCGAGGATATCTACCAGGGCGAATACATCATGGCCATAGCCGAGAACTGCCGCAAGGCAAAGGGCGATTTGCTGACCGAGTCCGACCTGGAATACTTCAAGCAGAGCGCGGTGGCGGTGATCTTTGAAGAGATCAAGGCCACGATGGCCCGGATGGGGATAGTCTTCGATGTCTTCTACAACGAGAGCGACCTTTACCAAAGAGGCGAGATCGAAAGCACCCTGCAGACGCTCAAAGACAAGGGACTGACCTACGAGAACGAGGGAGCGGTCTGGTTCAAGGCCACCCAGTTCGGGGCCGAGAAGGACCGGGTGCTGGTGCGCTCCACCGGCGAGCCCACCTACCGCCTGCCGGACATCGCCTACCATCTTACAAAATTCAAGCGGGGCTTTGATCTGGTGATAGACGTCTTTGGCAGCGATCACCAGGCCACCTACCCCGACGTGCTGGCCGCGTTGGGCGCGCTGGGCTTCGATCCTTCGCGGATCGATGTCCGGATATACCAGTTCGTGACCCTGATGCGGGGCGGCGAGCAGGTGAAGATGTCCACCCGCAAGGCCACTTTCGTCACCCTGGACGAGCTGTTCGACGAGGTGGGATCTGACGCGGCCCGCTACTTCTTTTTGATGCGGCGGATGGAGTCGCACCTGGACTTTGACCTGGACCTGGCCAAGAAGAAATCCGACGAGAACCCGGTCTTCTATGTGCAGTACGCCCATGCCCGGATCTGCTCGATACTGGAGCATGCCAAGGAGAAAGGCGTGGTGCGGGCCGCCGGAGACCTGCTGCTTTTGAAAGAACCGGAAGAGATCACCCTGATCAAATCCCTGCTGGAATTCCCGGAACTGGTGCAGGGCGCGGCGCTTTCGCGGGAGCCGCACCGCATACCGACCTACCTGCAGGAACTGTCCGGGATCTTCCACAACTTTTACCACCAGCACCGGGTGGTCACCGAGGACCAGGCGCTGTCCAACGCCCGGCTGGACCTGTGCCAGGCCACCCGCA
- the rsfS gene encoding ribosome silencing factor, with product MAKTTSVPKRKVSSAGSKALRRPKKVSLARRKAAVRKPAVKKTVPARKLVIKKTAPVQKKTVRPQPTPRRGSVQAPDQVKALAHEISQLALSKKAFDVSVLEIKDLSSVADYFVLASGATDIQVRAICHAIEDGLRAKGVKPHHVEGMAGATWVLLDYVDVVVHIMQPRARDYYALEELWADAPKEEVKD from the coding sequence TTGGCAAAGACTACATCCGTCCCCAAAAGAAAGGTTTCCTCGGCCGGTTCTAAAGCCTTGAGGAGGCCCAAAAAAGTATCCCTGGCCAGAAGAAAGGCCGCCGTCCGGAAACCGGCAGTCAAGAAAACCGTTCCGGCCAGAAAACTGGTGATCAAGAAAACAGCGCCGGTCCAGAAGAAAACGGTCCGGCCCCAACCCACACCTCGACGCGGCTCGGTGCAAGCGCCAGACCAGGTCAAGGCGCTGGCCCACGAGATCTCCCAGCTGGCCCTCAGCAAAAAAGCCTTCGACGTCAGCGTGCTGGAGATCAAGGACCTGTCGTCCGTGGCCGATTACTTTGTGCTGGCCTCCGGGGCCACCGACATCCAGGTGCGGGCCATCTGCCACGCCATCGAGGACGGCTTAAGGGCCAAGGGCGTCAAGCCGCACCACGTGGAGGGAATGGCCGGGGCCACCTGGGTGCTGCTGGATTACGTGGACGTGGTGGTGCACATCATGCAGCCCCGGGCCCGGGATTACTATGCGCTGGAAGAACTGTGGGCCGACGCCCCCAAGGAGGAGGTAAAGGATTAA
- a CDS encoding NTP transferase domain-containing protein: MTRDCICLILAAGQGTRMKSDLAKVLHPLCGKPLVEHVVRSAQTAGVARTVVIVGHQAEQVKESLKGLEVEFVLQAQQKGTGHAVMQALPLIEKFAGELLVLYGDVPLIKPETIVSLLKKHREERNACTMLSTVIDQPGGYGRVIRDADGFVTKIVEARDASPEELTVKEINPAIYAFENQKLVEALGLLKPNNKQGEYYLTDVIGIFKQQGKKIAAQVVEDSREVLGINTPEELSECERYLQPNAG; encoded by the coding sequence ATGACCAGGGACTGCATCTGCCTGATACTGGCGGCGGGCCAGGGGACCAGGATGAAGTCGGACCTGGCCAAGGTCCTGCATCCTTTGTGCGGGAAGCCGCTGGTGGAGCATGTGGTCCGCTCGGCCCAAACGGCCGGGGTGGCCCGGACCGTGGTCATAGTCGGCCATCAGGCCGAGCAGGTCAAAGAATCACTGAAGGGCCTGGAGGTCGAGTTCGTGCTGCAGGCCCAGCAGAAGGGCACCGGCCACGCGGTGATGCAGGCCCTGCCCCTCATCGAAAAATTCGCCGGCGAACTGCTGGTGCTTTACGGCGACGTGCCGCTGATAAAACCGGAGACCATTGTCTCCCTACTCAAAAAGCACCGTGAGGAGCGCAACGCCTGCACCATGCTGAGCACGGTCATTGACCAGCCGGGGGGCTACGGCCGGGTGATACGGGATGCCGATGGCTTTGTCACCAAGATCGTGGAGGCACGGGACGCGTCGCCGGAAGAACTGACGGTCAAGGAGATCAACCCCGCCATCTACGCCTTCGAGAACCAGAAATTAGTGGAAGCGCTGGGGCTCTTAAAACCCAACAACAAGCAGGGCGAATATTACCTGACCGACGTGATCGGGATATTCAAACAGCAGGGGAAGAAGATCGCGGCCCAGGTCGTTGAAGACAGCCGGGAAGTGCTGGGGATCAACACCCCGGAGGAATTGAGCGAATGCGAAAGATACCTACAACCAAATGCCGGTTGA